Proteins encoded in a region of the Cytobacillus pseudoceanisediminis genome:
- a CDS encoding alpha-D-ribose 1-methylphosphonate 5-phosphate C-P-lyase PhnJ has protein sequence MNNAYNFAFFDEGSKREIRRATLKAIAIPGYQVPFASREMPIGRGWGTGGLQLTLSLIGREDILKVIDQGSDESVNAVSIKKLVSDTTGVQITEHTSQATIIQSRHRIPEVPLKKEQILVLQVPLPEPLRYFEPSEHVTKKLHAEKEYSGAWLMLFEQIMKYGSMTTGADHPVMVHGRYVMAPSPIPRFDNPKMDKNEVLILLGAGREKKIYAVPPFTRIVSLDFEDYPFEGESFDGKCCRLCGSRGVFLDELIDETTGETYYQCNDTSYCYEILNEVEKTGVN, from the coding sequence ATGAATAACGCCTATAACTTTGCTTTCTTTGACGAAGGTTCGAAGCGGGAAATTAGAAGAGCTACCTTAAAAGCGATTGCTATCCCGGGTTATCAGGTTCCATTTGCATCAAGGGAAATGCCGATTGGGAGAGGCTGGGGGACAGGCGGCCTGCAGCTGACACTCTCATTGATCGGGAGAGAGGATATTTTAAAGGTAATTGATCAGGGTTCAGATGAATCTGTCAATGCGGTCAGTATTAAAAAGCTTGTATCAGATACAACAGGTGTTCAGATAACGGAACATACTTCTCAGGCGACCATTATTCAATCACGGCACAGAATTCCTGAGGTACCGCTGAAAAAGGAACAAATCCTTGTGCTGCAGGTACCGCTTCCTGAACCGCTCCGTTATTTTGAACCGAGTGAGCATGTGACGAAAAAGCTGCATGCAGAAAAAGAATACAGCGGTGCCTGGCTCATGCTCTTTGAACAGATCATGAAATACGGAAGCATGACAACAGGTGCAGATCATCCGGTCATGGTTCACGGCCGCTATGTAATGGCACCAAGCCCGATCCCCCGCTTTGATAATCCGAAAATGGATAAAAACGAAGTACTCATTTTATTGGGAGCAGGTCGCGAAAAGAAGATATATGCAGTTCCGCCATTTACGAGAATCGTTTCCCTTGATTTTGAAGATTATCCGTTTGAAGGGGAAAGTTTTGATGGGAAATGCTGCAGATTGTGCGGCTCTCGGGGAGTGTTCCTTGACGAACTGATCGATGAGACAACAGGAGAGACATATTACCAATGCAATGATACAAGCTATTGCTATGAAATATTAAACGAAGTCGAAAAGACAGGAGTGAATTAA
- a CDS encoding ATP-binding cassette domain-containing protein: MTEFEVPVLSIKNLNKQFGPGCDHCRNPEPLTQIKNYCSVCGTVYACRDVSFDVYPGEVLGIVGESGSGKSTLMQCLYFDQETTSGEAYISTYQDGLKNLFEESSQQQRYIRNHLMGKVYQNPLLGLRIDFSSIGNIAEKLIAAGSRNVGMMEDRGSELLSKVNIPVHRRKEAPKNFSGGMQQRVQIAKALSNQPPILLLDEVTTGLDLSVQASVLDLIKSLQREMNISIVLVSHDLGVIRMLADRTLVMLEGKVIEQGLTDQILEDPQAPFTQSLVHSLL, translated from the coding sequence ATGACTGAATTTGAGGTTCCGGTCTTATCTATAAAAAACTTAAACAAGCAATTCGGTCCCGGCTGCGATCATTGCAGAAACCCTGAGCCTTTGACCCAGATCAAAAATTACTGCAGTGTGTGCGGAACGGTCTATGCATGCAGGGATGTGTCATTTGATGTCTACCCTGGAGAGGTGCTTGGAATTGTAGGGGAAAGCGGAAGCGGCAAGTCCACCTTAATGCAATGCCTGTACTTTGACCAGGAAACAACTTCAGGGGAAGCGTATATTTCTACCTACCAGGATGGGCTTAAGAATCTTTTTGAGGAGTCTTCCCAGCAACAACGGTATATCCGCAACCACTTAATGGGGAAAGTCTATCAAAACCCTCTATTGGGATTAAGAATCGACTTTTCTTCGATTGGAAATATTGCCGAAAAATTGATTGCAGCCGGCAGCAGAAATGTAGGAATGATGGAAGACAGGGGATCAGAACTGCTCAGCAAGGTGAATATTCCCGTCCATCGCCGGAAAGAAGCTCCAAAGAATTTTTCCGGAGGAATGCAGCAGCGTGTGCAAATTGCCAAGGCACTTTCTAATCAGCCTCCGATTCTGCTTTTGGATGAGGTTACGACCGGACTGGATCTATCTGTACAGGCAAGTGTTCTGGATTTAATTAAAAGCCTGCAGAGGGAGATGAATATTAGTATAGTGCTTGTTTCGCATGATTTGGGCGTTATCCGGATGCTTGCGGACAGAACATTGGTCATGCTGGAGGGAAAGGTCATTGAACAGGGGCTGACAGATCAAATACTCGAAGATCCTCAAGCTCCATTTACTCAAAGCTTGGTTCATTCGCTTCTTTAA
- a CDS encoding carbon-phosphorus lyase complex subunit PhnI, whose translation MGYVAVKGGTQAIEESIKRLKYERIHKEQVLETGQIEAGMRGLIDQVMSESSLYNEKLAALAIKQAEGNPEEAVFLLRAYRSTLPRKYCSKTIETGEMKVERRISASFKDIPGGQILGATTDYTHRLLDFNLMKETEKTVKEWLSSYASENNPFGELQQEPDLILPKVLDYLRKEGLIPPLENNDAEPDDVTRESLDFPSSRSQRLQILTRGETGAVTSLAYAVIRGYGALHPTVGELRVGSLPIYVGHPNDEGSDEDDYYIGDIKTTEAEMLMPFMAEKEKGKKELEFEIGYGLCFGQNETKAIAMGILDNCLEHPDNSFPSHNEEFVLFHIDSVESTGFISHLKMPHYVTFQSKLDSVRKTKTKADEREEVQAYE comes from the coding sequence ATGGGTTATGTAGCGGTAAAAGGCGGGACACAAGCCATTGAAGAATCGATAAAACGCTTGAAATATGAAAGGATTCATAAGGAACAAGTGCTGGAAACCGGACAGATTGAAGCAGGGATGAGAGGGTTAATCGATCAAGTGATGTCAGAAAGCAGCTTATATAATGAAAAGCTTGCAGCATTAGCGATCAAGCAGGCTGAAGGAAATCCGGAAGAAGCAGTATTCCTGCTTCGCGCATACCGCTCGACGCTGCCGAGAAAGTACTGCTCGAAAACCATTGAAACCGGGGAAATGAAGGTTGAACGCCGGATTTCAGCAAGCTTCAAAGATATTCCCGGCGGCCAGATTTTAGGGGCGACAACGGATTATACCCACCGGCTCCTCGATTTCAATCTGATGAAGGAAACGGAAAAGACGGTAAAAGAATGGCTGTCATCTTATGCTTCAGAAAATAACCCATTTGGTGAATTGCAGCAGGAGCCCGATCTTATATTACCGAAGGTGCTGGATTATTTGAGGAAAGAAGGCTTAATTCCTCCACTTGAAAACAATGATGCTGAGCCGGATGATGTGACGAGGGAAAGCCTTGACTTTCCCTCAAGCCGCAGCCAGCGCCTGCAAATTCTGACAAGAGGAGAGACAGGAGCTGTTACTTCACTGGCTTATGCGGTTATCAGAGGCTATGGCGCTCTGCATCCGACTGTTGGGGAGCTAAGAGTTGGAAGCCTGCCAATATACGTGGGCCATCCGAATGACGAGGGCAGTGATGAAGATGACTATTACATTGGTGATATCAAAACAACAGAAGCGGAAATGCTGATGCCGTTCATGGCTGAAAAGGAAAAAGGCAAAAAGGAATTGGAGTTTGAAATCGGATACGGATTATGTTTCGGACAGAATGAGACAAAAGCGATCGCAATGGGCATTCTGGATAATTGTCTGGAGCATCCTGATAATAGCTTCCCAAGCCATAATGAGGAATTTGTCCTTTTTCATATTGATTCTGTCGAGTCAACCGGCTTTATATCGCACTTGAAAATGCCGCATTATGTAACGTTCCAGTCGAAGCTTGACAGTGTGAGAAAGACAAAAACAAAAGCAGACGAACGGGAAGAGGTGCAAGCATATGAATAA